A single Aspergillus chevalieri M1 DNA, chromosome 3, nearly complete sequence DNA region contains:
- a CDS encoding putative zinc metalloproteinase (COG:D;~EggNog:ENOG410PG8I;~InterPro:IPR029071,IPR013536;~MEROPS:MER0215827;~PFAM:PF08325), producing MDASTPNTMELTIHHHGTPHTYHLSPDATLQDLSATLSSTLHIPTENQKLLIAPKPGMQKHPFPPTKLDSILQLDSPKFKITLLGTPTKEIENLNAEGENTKRKLEARAAARLSSAAKPTPTRRTGGIHTLGDSKESYTFHRLLPLSYLPNPDRSLQFLARLRDDPGIRAAMAKHRFSVPLLTEMNPAEHTTSESRTLGLNRNKGEVIELRLRTDAYDGYRDYRTIRKTLCHELAHCVFSEHDRDFWNLTGQIEKEVERGDWKHGGRSVSGEEFYNPGDWEGVQESGLVVDEKGWTGGSFVLGGLREDAVGSANSAAGGARSVGVEGRREVLARAAEERMRREKEQGKKEN from the coding sequence ATGGATGCATCCACTCCTAATACCATGGAGCTTACAATCCACCACCATGGCACTCCTCACACCTACCACCTCTCCCCCGACGCAACCCTCCAAGACCTCTCAGCAACACTATCCTCAACCCTTCACATCCCAACGGAAAACCAGAAACTCCTCATCGCCCCGAAACCAGGCATGCAGAAACATCCCTTCCCACCAACCAAACTCGACTCTATCCTCCAGCTCGACTCCCCCAAGTTCAAAATCACCCTCCTCGGCACTCCAACAAAGGAAATCGAGAATCTAAACGCCGAAGGCGAGAATACAAAACGAAAACTCGAGGCGCGCGCAGCCGCAAGACTTTCTTCAGCCGCAAAACCAACACCTACGCGCCGGACGGGTGGGATACATACACTCGGCGATTCGAAGGAGTCGTATACATTCCATCGCCTGTTACCGCTGTCTTACCTGCCGAATCCGGACCGCTCGTTACAGTTTCTCGCGCGACTTCGTGATGATCCTGGTATTCGCGCGGCGATGGCAAAGCACCGCTTCTCCGTGCCGTTGTTAACAGAGATGAACCCCGCCGAGCATACAACCTCGGAGTCGCGGACGTTAGGCCTTAACCGCAATAAAGGTGAGGTTATTGAACTGCGGCTTCGGACGGATGCGTACGATGGCTATCGTGATTACCGGACGATAAGGAAAACACTGTGCCATGAACTTGCGCATTGTGTGTTCAGTGAGCATGATCGGGATTTCTGGAATTTGACGGGGCAGATTGAGAAGGAGGTTGAGAGGGGAGATTGGAAGCATGGAGGGCGGAGTGTTAGTGGGGAGGAGTTTTATAATCCCGGGGACTGGGAGGGGGTTCAGGAGAGTGGGTTGGTTGTTGATGAGAAGGGGTGGACTGGGGGGAGTTTTGTGCTGGGCGGATTGAGGGAGGATGCTGTTGGTAGTGCTAACagtgctgctggtggtgcgAGGTCAGTTGGAGTtgaggggaggagggaggtgTTGGCGAGAGCTGCGGAGGAGAGAATGCGACGAGAGAAAGAGCaggggaagaaagagaattgA
- the kat1 gene encoding putative 3-ketoacyl-CoA ketothiolase (Kat1) (COG:I;~EggNog:ENOG410PJ8U;~InterPro:IPR016039,IPR020613,IPR020617,IPR020616, IPR020615,IPR002155;~PFAM:PF00108,PF02803;~go_function: GO:0016746 - transferase activity, transferring acyl groups [Evidence IEA];~go_function: GO:0016747 - transferase activity, transferring acyl groups other than amino-acyl groups [Evidence IEA]), translating to MANSNSPPQMTDRLSSILNHLKPSGNTGVSAITSKNPDDVVITLALRTPLTKAMKGGFKDTELDYMIHALLKQTLQRSNIDPSLIEDVCLGNVGDGKAAYIIRAAALAAGIPHTAGGSSVNRFCSSGLKAVQDIANQIQLGAIDVGLAVGAELMSGNGDRIPKPFHEEVLKNQEAADCMQPMGQTSENVGADFNIERETQDRYAAESFRRAEAAQKAGWFDDEIVPITTKVKDPKTGEEKEVTLTRDEGIRYGTTPEALGKIRPAFPQFGNRTTGGNASQVTDGAAAILLMRRSKAIELNQPILAKFCGATVAGVPPRVMGIGPTAAIPKLLGKFNLTKDDIDIFEINEAFASMAVYCLNNLGLDHAKVNPCGGAIALGHPLGATGARQICTVLNEAKRTQKKVLVTSMCIGTGQGMAGLFVNEQT from the exons ATGGCCAACTCCAACTCACCACCACAGATGACGGACCGCCTGAGCTCGATCTTGAACCACCTGAAGCCCTCCGGCAACACCGGAGTGTCTGCGAT CACCTCCAAAAACCCCGACGATGTAGTCATCACCCTCGCCCTCCGCACCCCCCTCACCAAAGCCATGAAAGGCGGCTTCAAAGACACAGAACTCGACTACATGATCCACGCCCTCCTCAAACAAACCCTGCAACGCTCCAACATCGACCCATCCCTAATCGAAGACGTCTGCCTCGGCAACGTTGGCGACGGCAAAGCAGCCTACATCATCCGCGCGGCCGCGCTCGCGGCGGGCATCCCGCACACGGCCGGTGGCAGCTCTGTGAACCGGTTCTGCTCGTCTGGTCTTAAGGCGGTGCAGGATATTGCGAATCAGATCCAGCTGGGCGCAATTGATGTGGGTTTGGCCGTCGGGGCGGAGTTGATGAGTGGGAATGGGGATCGGATTCCGAAGCCGTTCCATGAGGAGGTGCTGAAGAATCAGGAGGCGGCGGATTGTATGCAGCCGATGGGACAAACGTCGGAGAATGTGGGTGCCGATTTTAATATCGAGCGGGAGACGCAGGATCGGTATGCAGCGGAGTCTTTTCGGCGTGCTGAGGCCGCGCAGAAGGCGGGTTGGTTTGATGATGAGATTGTGCCGATTACGACCAAGGTCAAGGATCCTAAGACGggcgaggagaaggaggttaCTTTGACGAGAGATGAGGGTATTCGCTATGGTACTACGCCCGAGGCATTGGGCAAGATTCGTCCTGCATTCCCTCAGTTCGGTAACAGGACTACTGGTGGTAACGCCAGTCAAGTCACTGATGGCG CCGCCGCAATTCTCCTCATGCGCCGCTCCAAGGCCATTGAGCTGAACCAGCCCATCCTCGCCAAATTCTGCGGCGCCACTGTCGCCGGTGTCCCTCCTCGTGTCATGGGTATCGGACCTACAGCCGCGATCCCCAAGCTCCTGGGCAAGTTCAACTTGACTAAGGACGACATCGACATCTTCGAGATCAACGAGGCATTCGCCTCGATGGCGGTGTACTGCTTGAACAACCTTGGTCTGGACCATGCTAAGGTAAACCCGTGCGGTGGTGCGATTGCGCTCGGTCACCCGTTGGGAGCTACGGGAGCGAGACAGATCTGTACTGTGTTGAACGAGGCGAAGAGGACGCAGAAGAAGGTTTTGGTTACTAGTATGTGTATTGGAACTGGACAGGGTATGGCTGGGTTGTTTGTGAATGAGCAGACTTAG
- a CDS encoding uncharacterized protein (COG:Q;~EggNog:ENOG410PN49;~InterPro:IPR036249,IPR001853;~PFAM:PF01323;~go_function: GO:0016491 - oxidoreductase activity [Evidence IEA]): MALEQRTALFNRMDQIGRSVGIVLKAGGKIGSTRDAHRVVYYCQMNENEKDADTATTNALVEKIFETYHEREMDISDSDVLRYLAVDAGVSREEMVGWLDASPAVADEEARKNKEEVSREFRFVLSRASIVLMVREIYPSSLRYSARRGSGMQASDNVKDHSTAPFYTVYRRHIQ; this comes from the coding sequence ATGGCCCTGGAACAGCGCACAGCGCTCTTCAACAGGATGGATCAGATCGGGCGGTCTGTGGGTATTGTTCTTAAGGCGGGAGGGAAGATTGGGAGTACAAGAGATGCGCATCGGGTTGTTTATTATTGTCAGATGAATGAGAATGAGAAGGATGCTGATACCGCCACTACGAATGCTCTCGTGGAGAAGATCTTTGAGACGTATCATGAGCGGGAGATGGATATTTCGGATTCAGATGTGCTGAGATATTTAGCTGTTGATGCTGGTGTGAGTAGGGAAGAGATGGTTGGATGGTTGGATGCTAGTCCGGCGGTTGCTGATGAGGAAGCCCGGAAGAATAAAGAGGAGGTGAGTCGGGAGTTCCGGTTTGTATTGTCCAGGGCGAGCATCGTATTGATGGTTCGGGAGATATATCCGAGTTCTTTGAGATATTCAGCAAGGCGAGGGAGTGGGATGCAGGCCAGTGATAATGTAAAGGATCACAGCACGGCTCCATTCTATACTGTCTACCGTCGGCATATTCAGTAG
- a CDS encoding uncharacterized protein (COG:J;~EggNog:ENOG410PGSJ;~InterPro:IPR023631,IPR036928;~PFAM:PF01425;~SECRETED:SignalP(1-17)) encodes MHAISLLSILLLGAVLALGSSTKIEYSIKGANTSYPVSLNGINLLSASMQDVSSALSNGTVTTLELVDAYVARQKALDHRGLTLRSVIEIAPTAREIARQLDEERANGNLRSQLHGVPIVVKDNYNTEPKLGMNTTAGSYSLLNQTVTGDAFVVSKLREAGLLILGKANLDEFAGMMGKDNSSGFSARGGQASAAYVVGGFAAGGDPSGSSGGSAIAVSAGFAAASLGTDTDDSIVKPACRAALFGLRPSTGLTSRSGVVPLSLSQDSTGPLAKSTWDVAALLSIMAVHDENDSYSRAAEPFRKKDYTACLKKDGFKGLRIGVPRYPFFNASITGARSEANQAVDKALTEMQKLGATVIDPVTFPNAEEFTYAYPGLPERSNNETILLQYDLKEDLATYLQTQLINSTIKSLQDIINYNEAHSDLEFPPGQCCQATFLNSNNLLPRASSAEYWIAQYHQQRLDVEGMQATMRQHNLDLFVVPTEGYSARMGAIGRRPVGTVPLGYDRINLPFGLAFVGKSYDEGTVLKAMYAFEKAFPKRQVPPTLD; translated from the exons ATGCATGCCATTTCGTTGTTGTcgattcttcttctcggtGCGGTTTTAGCACTAGGAAGTAGTACAAAGATCGAATACTCGATCAAGGGCGCCAATACCTCTTATCCGGTCAGTCTCAATGGCATCAACCTGCTGTCAGCGTCGATGCAAGATGTCTCATCTGCGTTGTCAAACGGGACTGTAACGACGTTGGAACTGGTAGACGCATATGTTGCACGACAGAAGGCGTTGGATCATCGCG GACTAACCTTGCGATCTGTCATTGAAATCGCCCCTACAGCTCGCGAAATCGCCCGGCAATTAGACGAGGAGCGTGCTAATGGAAACCTGAGAAGTCAGCTGCATGGTGTTCCCATCGTTGTTAAAGACA ACTACAACACAGAACCCAAATTGGGTATGAACACCACCGCCGGGTCGTACTCCCTCCTCAACCAAACAGTCACCGGAGATGcattcgtcgtctcaaaACTCCGAGAAGCcggcctcctcatcctcggaaAAGCAAACCTCGACGAATTCGCCGGCATGATGGGCAAGGACAACTCTTCCGGATTCAGCGCCCGCGGCGGCCAAGCATCAGCCGCCTATGTCGTAGGAGGCTTTGCAGCCGGAGGCGACCCGTCTGGTAGCTCGGGGGGTTCTGCGATAGCCGTTTCGGCGGGCTTCGCTGCTGCATCGCTGGGGACTGATACGGATGATAGTATTGTGAAGCCTGCGTGTCGGGCAGCGTTGTTTGGGCTGAGGCCGTCGACGGGGCTGACCAGTAGGTCGGGTGTTGTACCGCTTTCGCTTTCGCAGGATAGCACGGGTCCTCTTGCGAAATCTACTTGGGATGTTGCGGCTTTGCTTAGTATCATGGCTGTTCATGATGAGAATGATTCATATTCGCGGGCTGCTGAGCCGTTTCGCAAGAAGGACTATACTGCATGTCTGAAGAAAGATGGCTTCAAGGGTCTTCGAATCGGAGTACCCAGATACCCTTTCTTCAACGCTAGCATTACCGGAGCACGGTCTGAGGCCAACCAGGCCGTCGACAAAGCGCTGACAGAAATGCAAAAACTAGGAGCCACCGTTATCGACCCGGTGACGTTCCCAAATGCAGAGGAGTTCACCTATGCGTATCCTGGATTACCGGAACGTTCCAATAATGAGACAATCTTACTTC AATATGACCTCAAAGAAGACCTAGCCACCTACCTCCAAACCCAGTTAATCAACTCCACCATCAAATCTCTTCAAGACATCATCAACTACAACGAAGCCCACAGCGACCTCGAATTCCCCCCAGGCCAATGCTGCCAAGCGACCTTCCTCAACTCCAACAATCTCCTTCCCCGCGCCTCGTCAGCCGAATACTGGATCGCACAGTATCACCAACAGCGGCTCGACGTGGAAGGTATGCAGGCCACCATGCGGCAACATAATTTGGATCTTTTCGTCGTGCCAACTGAAGGCTATTCGGCGAGGATGGGGGCTATTGGGAGAAGACCGGTGGGGACGGTGCCGTTGGGGTATGACAGGATTAATCTGCCGTTCGGGTTGGCGTTTGTGGGGAAGAGTTATGATGAAGGGACTGTGCTTAAGGCGATGTATGCTTTTGAGAAGGCGTTTCCTAAGAGGCAGGTTCCGCCGACTTTGGATTAA
- a CDS encoding uncharacterized protein (COG:S;~EggNog:ENOG410Q0BM) → MSPVAKGFIITVSALVAAGIAVYESPQFRQWIYNQRRKLAQTLHNLGDEVQPRESLSFREEMSMTEEPGEVAEERRRAIREELERRSALLMERSRRKSSGSPPSSFDAIVDKDGRLLDDLENDPELATDILANSTAIDLGSSQLVQRGKQGAASDENKPLPDTPAPQSRSATPVQLTPTSEEPEPDFGLMHSRPESRRSSVGHTEGTSSTQYYAPSAQPPLNDTHQNLQSPFSEFSDFESVSQGHPERPSTPSTSSDFSHVYKYAADESSDSTLSDLGQLRSGAVTPAGWSEVGSVISNDEVNYNNIWHE, encoded by the exons ATGTCGCCGGTTGCAAAGG GATTTATCATTACTGTCTCAGCGCTTGTCGCTGCTGGCATCGCAGTCTATGAATCCCCCCAGTTCCGGCAATGGATTTACAATCAGCGACGTAAACTCGCGCAGACACTACACAATCTAGGCGATGAGGTCCAACCTCGAGAGTCCTTATCATTCCGGGAGGAAATGTCGATGACTGAAGAGCCCGGAGAGGTGGCCGAGGAGCGAAGACGAGCTATCCGGGAGGAGTTGGAGCGACGGAGCGCACTGCTTATGGAGCGGAGTAGAAGGAAGAGCAGCGGCTCGCCCCCATCCAGTTTCGATGCAATAGTCGACAAGGACGGTCGTCTGTTGGATGATTTGGAAAATGACCCTGAGCTTGCCACTGATATTCTTGCCAACTCGACAGCTATAGACCTCGGATCATCGCAACTGGTTCAGCGTGGCAAACAAGGCGCAGCCTCAGACGAGAATAAGCCGCTGCCTGACACGCCAGCTCCGCAATCTCGTTCCGCCACTCCTGTGCAGTTGACTCCTACATCCGAAGAACCAGAGCCTGATTTCGGACTCATGCACTCGCGACCGGAATCTCGCCGCTCGTCAGTCGGCCATACAGAGGGTACTTCGTCCACGCAGTACTATGCACCTTCAGCGCAACCACCGCTTAACGATACGCATCAAAACCTCCAGTCTCCGTTTTCTGAGTTTTCTGACTTCGAGTCGGTGAGCCAAGGACACCCCGAACGTCCATCTACGCCGTCGACCTCTAGTGACTTTAGTCATGTATACAAGTATGCGGCAGATGAGTCGTCCGATAGTACATTGAGTGATCTTGGACAGTTACGGTCTGGAGCTGTCACTCCGGCTGGCTGGTCGGAGGTTGGTAGCGTGATCAGTAATGACGAAGTCAACTATAACAATATCTGGCATGAGTAG
- the ASK1 gene encoding DASH complex subunit ASK1 (COG:S;~EggNog:ENOG410PJ1T;~InterPro:IPR013964;~PFAM:PF08655;~go_component: GO:0042729 - DASH complex [Evidence IEA];~go_component: GO:0072686 - mitotic spindle [Evidence IEA];~go_process: GO:0008608 - attachment of spindle microtubules to kinetochore [Evidence IEA]): MSRPASTVQRPLTLTEELEKLEQSITLTLQEIDHNFSQAHRIVTTSILPLVEQYAENSRDVWEGAKFWKQFFEASANVSLSGYEEKPNEEETAVHDEHTATEEADSTALSENPSASYENQSSLDNEDNDDADLTQNKPDDLDLTSLTLTGHSTPRAPTEKHDADPDLTSTSSIAYSSTSPYETLKQQINESKSPFDLEESNLPSTPPGKSSFRQYHGTPMSPGSSPFVPPVSHEAETPTTNRKGGYHYSKPSDPVMHRMPDKTYRVQATPLGKGAGVGRSKFTVTPKNKPSGSKYGFEDSPLSSPEPEAPQLNQEIFSSPIKSAFTPGTDRKRSRPSLSGHLRVTPQPGTSVLTPAKGGASGKRPGFWDSDDEMPEDFEDDGFSPPKTMQFHIPQSRLMKTPAKEASKRIVEDLLVTAGADDLTDSVAEQSPSLIRRAEGLEDESF; the protein is encoded by the exons ATGTCTCGTCCGGCTTCAACGGTACAGCGTCCTCTGACGCTGACGGAGGAATTGGAAAAACTCGAGCAATCCATCACCCTGACGCTGCAAG AAATCGACCATAATTTCAGCCAAGCCCATCGGATAGTTACTACAAGCATTCTGCCTCTGGTCGAGCAGTATGCAGAGAATTCGCGCGACGTCTGGGAGGGAGCCAAG TTCTGGAAACAGTTCTTCGAAGCAAGCGCAAACGTCTCCCTCTCTGGCTACGAAGAAAAGCCCAACGAAGAAGAAACCGCCGTGCACGATGAACACACCGCGACGGAAGAAGCAGATTCAACTGCCTTGTCCGAAAACCCCTCGGCCTCCTACGAGAACCAGTCGTCTCTCGACAACGAAGATAATGATGACGCCGATCTCACCCAAAACAAACCAGACGACCTCGATCTGACCTCCCTAACTCTCACCGGCCACAGTACACCCCGGGCGCCGACAGAGAAGCACGATGCAGACCCAGACCTTACCTCCACCTCCTCGATCGCATACTCCTCCACCTCACCCTACGAAACCCTGAAACAACAAATCAACGAGTCCAAATCCCCCTTCGACCTCGAAGAGTCGAACCTCCCATCTACCCCGCCCGGCAAATCATCGTTCAGACAATACCACGGAACCCCCATGTCCCCTGGATCATCGCCATTCGTACCCCCCGTTTCGCACGAGGCAGAAACACCAACAACCAACAGAAAGGGCGGATACCACTACTCTAAACCCTCTGACCCAGTTATGCACCGCATGCCCGATAAAACCTACCGCGTGCAAGCCACACCACTCGGCAAGGGAGCAGGAGTTGGCCGGTCCAAGTTCACCGTCACGCCCAAGAACAAACCATCCGGTAGTAAATACGGCTTCGAAGACTCTCCCCTCTCCAGCCCCGAGCCGGAAGCCCCGCAATTGAATCAAGAGATCTTTTCCTCGCCCATCAAATCAGCATTCACGCCCGGTACGGACCGAAAACGCAGTCGTCCCAGTCTCAGCGGCCACCTGCGCGTTACGCCTCAGCCCGGTACCAGTGTCCTTACTCCTGCTAAAGGCGGTGCTAGTGGCAAACGACCTGGGTTCTGGGATAGCGACGATGAGATGCCTGAGGACTTTGAGGATGACGGATTCAGTCCCCCGAAGACGATGCAGTTCCATATTCCGCAGAGTCGCTTGATGAAGACGCCTGCGAAGGAAGCATCGAAGCGGATCGTGGAGGACCTGCTTGTTACTGCTGGAGCGGATGATCTCACGGATTCGGTGGCCGAGCAGAGTCCGAGTCTTATCCGACGAGCGGAGGGTTTGGAAGATGAGTCTTTTTAA